The following coding sequences are from one Osmia bicornis bicornis chromosome 2, iOsmBic2.1, whole genome shotgun sequence window:
- the LOC114874816 gene encoding SID1 transmembrane family member 1-like isoform X2 has translation MSNMQKILTVIGVLISIHLSTVISLMSLSFSPIVINGEYKTEYQLTINNTVEYVFLYPTNNVTVMETARLEVESNATTDVPLIVVVRQKKGILSWQIPLVVNSMYFNDLAYNKTDRTLCSPKYYQSEAENQDEFLTVSLSTGSHENILFKLNMTKVLHFYLSPGEKRSIEISPSQPIYYGYIFPGQEESSSVVVHVESDSDICMTVSIQNTSCPVFDLERNIEFSGYWQTVNRQGGITVPKEAYPLGFFVVLVVKGDDTDCYGAPSMIPVRNKKVTLTINTSITKQNYVIASATAVSVIFTFCIIYVISIVVTKIKEGRKIKQELLHQESESIAEPIPSPSMIEETGQQSVSIDEDSSLDEDDIDLMEDALSDKEVIRTKLVLSVCDLARKEPKILRHKSRLYLYYLITVAIFYTLPVVQLVITYQHVLHVTGNQDMCYYNFLCAHPFGLLSDFNHVFSNFGYIMLGLLFIFITYSREHNELDREKNKCYGIPQHYGLFYAMGTALIMEGILSGSYHVCPNRSNFQFGSRTPALLVLSANISM, from the exons atgtcaAACATGCAGAAAATCTTAACAGTGATTGGAGTGTTAATATCAATTCACCTTAGTACAGTTATTTCATTAATGTCTTTATCATTTTCTCCAATTGTTATTAATGGAGAATACAAGACAGAATATCAACTTACCATAAATAATACTGTTGAGTATGTTTTCCTGTACCCTACTAATAAT GTAACTGTTATGGAAACTGCAAGATTAGAAGTTGAAAGCAATGCTACTACTGACGTCCCTCTTATTGTGGTTGTACGTCAGAAAAAAGGAATTCTATCATGGCAAATTCCTCTTGTAGTAAATAGTATGTACTTTAATGATTTAGCTTATAATAAAACTGATAGAACATTGTGTTCACCCAAATATTATCAGAGCGAAGCAGAAAATCAAGATGAATTTCTTACTGTTAGTTTATCTACTGGTAgtcatgaaaatattttatttaaacttaaTATGACCAAAgtgttacatttttatttaag TCCTGGAGAGAAAAGATCAATAGAAATTTCTCCATCTCAACCCATTTATTATGGGTATATCTTTCCAGGACAAGAAGAAAGTTCTTCTGTAGTTGTTCATGTTGAGTCTGATAGTGATATTTGTATGACAGTCTCAATACAAAATACATCG TGTCCTGTATTCGATTTAGAAAGGAACATTGAATTTTCTGGTTATTGGCAAACTGTAAATCGACAAGGTGGTATTACTGTGCCA AAAGAGGCATATCCATTGGGTTTTTTTGTTGTGCTAGTAGTAAAAGGTGACGATACTGACTGTTATGGAGCACCTAGTATGATTCCTGTACGGAATAAAAAAGTGACGTTAACAATAAACACTAGTATTACTAAACAAAATTATGTTATTGCTTCGGCAACAGCGGTGTCtgttatttttactttctgcaTTATCTATGTTATAAGTATAGTAGTGACGAAAATCAAAGAAGgtagaaaaattaaacaagAATTATTACATCAAGAATCTGAGAGTATTGCTGAACCTATACCAAGTCCTTCAATGATAGAAGAG ACCGGTCAGCAGTCAGTATCTATAGATGAAGATTCTTCATTAGATGAAGATGATATTGATTTAATGGAAGATGCTCTTTCCGATAAAGAAGTGATACGAACGAAACTTGTGCTTTCGGTTTGTGATTTAGCTCGAAAAGAACCAAAAATTCTTAGGCATAAATCACGGTTATATTTATACTATTTAATAACAGTGGccatattttatacattacCAGTAGTGCAGCTGGTAATAACTTACCAGCATGTACTTCATGTTACGGGAAATCAAGATAtgtgttattataatttcttatgtGCTCATCCATTTGGATTGCTATCAGATTTCAATCACGTATTTTCAAATTTCGGATATATAATGTTAGgtttgttatttatattcataacATACTCACGAGAGCACAATGAATTGGATCGAGAAAAAAACAAATGTTACGGTATACCGCAACATTATGGTTTATTTTACGCAATGGGTACTGCCCTTATTATGGAAGGAATACTCTCAGGAAGTTATCACGTGTGTCCAAATCGAAGCAATTTCCAATTTG GTTCGAGAACTCCGGCTCTGCTTGTGTTGTCGGCAAACATTTCCATGTAA
- the LOC114874816 gene encoding SID1 transmembrane family member 1-like isoform X1, which translates to MSNMQKILTVIGVLISIHLSTVISLMSLSFSPIVINGEYKTEYQLTINNTVEYVFLYPTNNVTVMETARLEVESNATTDVPLIVVVRQKKGILSWQIPLVVNSMYFNDLAYNKTDRTLCSPKYYQSEAENQDEFLTVSLSTGSHENILFKLNMTKVLHFYLSPGEKRSIEISPSQPIYYGYIFPGQEESSSVVVHVESDSDICMTVSIQNTSCPVFDLERNIEFSGYWQTVNRQGGITVPKEAYPLGFFVVLVVKGDDTDCYGAPSMIPVRNKKVTLTINTSITKQNYVIASATAVSVIFTFCIIYVISIVVTKIKEGRKIKQELLHQESESIAEPIPSPSMIEETGQQSVSIDEDSSLDEDDIDLMEDALSDKEVIRTKLVLSVCDLARKEPKILRHKSRLYLYYLITVAIFYTLPVVQLVITYQHVLHVTGNQDMCYYNFLCAHPFGLLSDFNHVFSNFGYIMLGLLFIFITYSREHNELDREKNKCYGIPQHYGLFYAMGTALIMEGILSGSYHVCPNRSNFQFDTSFMYIIAVLCMIKIYQTRHPDINARAPVTFGILALIIFIGLLGVLNGSIYFWILFTIMHLLICLFLTIQIYYMGRWRCRGSLTRAIQTCKYDARSGVRNLFRPLYLARFIMLVIANLCNVALAVVGNIRHEKNFATFLLAILMSNLILYTIFYIVMKICNKERILLQPLIFIILSMVFWAAAYYFFISKTISWALTPAQSRNYNRPCKLLNFFDNHDIWHFLSAFAMFFSFMVLLTLDDDLVDVHRSQIPVF; encoded by the exons atgtcaAACATGCAGAAAATCTTAACAGTGATTGGAGTGTTAATATCAATTCACCTTAGTACAGTTATTTCATTAATGTCTTTATCATTTTCTCCAATTGTTATTAATGGAGAATACAAGACAGAATATCAACTTACCATAAATAATACTGTTGAGTATGTTTTCCTGTACCCTACTAATAAT GTAACTGTTATGGAAACTGCAAGATTAGAAGTTGAAAGCAATGCTACTACTGACGTCCCTCTTATTGTGGTTGTACGTCAGAAAAAAGGAATTCTATCATGGCAAATTCCTCTTGTAGTAAATAGTATGTACTTTAATGATTTAGCTTATAATAAAACTGATAGAACATTGTGTTCACCCAAATATTATCAGAGCGAAGCAGAAAATCAAGATGAATTTCTTACTGTTAGTTTATCTACTGGTAgtcatgaaaatattttatttaaacttaaTATGACCAAAgtgttacatttttatttaag TCCTGGAGAGAAAAGATCAATAGAAATTTCTCCATCTCAACCCATTTATTATGGGTATATCTTTCCAGGACAAGAAGAAAGTTCTTCTGTAGTTGTTCATGTTGAGTCTGATAGTGATATTTGTATGACAGTCTCAATACAAAATACATCG TGTCCTGTATTCGATTTAGAAAGGAACATTGAATTTTCTGGTTATTGGCAAACTGTAAATCGACAAGGTGGTATTACTGTGCCA AAAGAGGCATATCCATTGGGTTTTTTTGTTGTGCTAGTAGTAAAAGGTGACGATACTGACTGTTATGGAGCACCTAGTATGATTCCTGTACGGAATAAAAAAGTGACGTTAACAATAAACACTAGTATTACTAAACAAAATTATGTTATTGCTTCGGCAACAGCGGTGTCtgttatttttactttctgcaTTATCTATGTTATAAGTATAGTAGTGACGAAAATCAAAGAAGgtagaaaaattaaacaagAATTATTACATCAAGAATCTGAGAGTATTGCTGAACCTATACCAAGTCCTTCAATGATAGAAGAG ACCGGTCAGCAGTCAGTATCTATAGATGAAGATTCTTCATTAGATGAAGATGATATTGATTTAATGGAAGATGCTCTTTCCGATAAAGAAGTGATACGAACGAAACTTGTGCTTTCGGTTTGTGATTTAGCTCGAAAAGAACCAAAAATTCTTAGGCATAAATCACGGTTATATTTATACTATTTAATAACAGTGGccatattttatacattacCAGTAGTGCAGCTGGTAATAACTTACCAGCATGTACTTCATGTTACGGGAAATCAAGATAtgtgttattataatttcttatgtGCTCATCCATTTGGATTGCTATCAGATTTCAATCACGTATTTTCAAATTTCGGATATATAATGTTAGgtttgttatttatattcataacATACTCACGAGAGCACAATGAATTGGATCGAGAAAAAAACAAATGTTACGGTATACCGCAACATTATGGTTTATTTTACGCAATGGGTACTGCCCTTATTATGGAAGGAATACTCTCAGGAAGTTATCACGTGTGTCCAAATCGAAGCAATTTCCAATTTG ACACTAgttttatgtatattatagCGGTGCTTTGCATGATTAAGATTTATCAAACTCGACACCCGGATATAAATGCTAGGGCACCAGTTACATTTGGTATCTTGGcgttaatcatttttataggATTGCTTGGAGTTTTAAATGGTTCCATATATTTTTGGATCTTGTTCACGATCATGCATTTGCtaatttgtttgtttttaacCATCCAAATCTATTACATGGGACGATGGAGATGCAGAGGTTCACTAACAAGAGCAATACAG ACCTGTAAATATGATGCTCGTTCCGGAGTTAGGAACTTGTTTCGACCCTTATATCTAGCACGATTTATAATGCTCGTTATAGCAAATTTATGTAATGTTGCTCTCGCAGTAGTAGGAAATATACGTCATGAAAAAAATTTCGCAACCTTCTTGTTAGCTATATTAATGtccaatttaattttatataccaTCTTCTATATCGTAATGAAG ATTtgtaataaagaaagaatCCTTCTTCAACCgctaatatttattattctatcAATGGTCTTTTGGGCTGCAGCttactatttttttataagCAAAACTATCTCATGGGCGTTAACACCAGCACAATCCCGCAATTATAATAGACCCTGCAAACTCCTAAATTTTTTTGATAATCACGATATATGGCATTTTTTGTCTGCTTTCGCAATGTTCTTCTCGTTCATGGTATTGCTTACTTTGGACGATGATCTAGTCGATGTGCATAGAAGTCAAATACCAGTCTTTTGA
- the LOC114874818 gene encoding 26S proteasome non-ATPase regulatory subunit 13, with protein MATTVVPRDVNTYLSQNQNVADKQLATEWAQLEELYNKRLWHQLTLKLETFVKHPALQKGDNLIQLYGNFLSTFESKINPLSLVEILAHVVQQFQDKQEAIKFLEKSETKVKSNNEAAALCKVLIGQILLEKLNNQEQAKKIIEDVGTMLDNADGVTTVHGRYYLLASRLYRLQGKHAEYYRTALRYLGCIDLNSLSRQEQEQHAFFLGLAALLGEGVYNLGELLAHPVLQSLKGTPNSWLVDLLQAFNAGDIVALEKLKPQWSKVADLAAQELKLRQKISLLCLMEMTFKRQANNRQLTFAEISQETRLPLGEVELLVMKALAQGLVRGAIDQVAGTVNMTWVQPRVLDRTQIAGMVQRLDGWCKDVSSMERLLESRASEILTL; from the exons ATGGCGACAACTGTGGTGCCGAGAGATGTTAATACATATTTAAGCCAAAATCAAAATGTTGCTGATAAACAGTTGGCCACGGAATGGGCACAACTTGAAGAACTATATAACAAAAG GCTTTGGCATCAGTTGACACTCAAATTAGAAACATTTGTGAAACATCCAGCTCTTCAGAAGGGAGATAATTTGATACAATTATATGGTAACTTTTTATCCACCTTTGAAAGCAA GATAAACCCTTTGTCTCTAGTAGAAATATTGGCACATGTAGTACAGCAGTTTCAAGACAAACAAGaagcaattaaatttttagaaaaaagtGAGACCAAAGTGAAAAGCAATAATGAAGCTGCTGCTTTATGCAAGGTCCTTATTGGACAAATTTTACTTGAAAAGTTAAACAATCAAGAACAAGCAAAAAAGATCATAGAAGATGTTGGTACTATGTTAGACAATGCAGATGGTGTCACTACAGTTCATGGTAGATATTATTTGTTAGCCAGTCGTTTGTATCGTCTTCAAGGAAAACATGCTGAATATTACCGTACTGCTTTGAG ATATTTGGGTTGCATTGATCTAAATAGTTTAAGTAGACAAGAACAAGAGCAGCATGCATTTTTCCTTGGATTAGCTGCTCTTTTAGGTGAAGGAGTATATAATCTTGGAGAATTATTAGCTCATCCAGTATTGCAATCCTTGAAAGGTACACCAAACTCTTGGTTAGTTGATTTATTACAAGCTTTCAATGCTGGTGATATTGTTgcattagaaaaattaaaaccTCAATGGAGCAAAGTTGCTGATTTAGCTGCACAAGAATTAAAACTAAGACAAAAGATTTCTCTTTTGTGTCTTATGGAAATGACTTTTAAACGACAGGCTAACAATAG ACAATTAACATTCGCGGAAATTTCTCAAGAAACTCGCTTGCCCCTTGGTGAAGTAGAATTATTAGTAATGAAGGCTTTAGCCCAAGGGTTGGTTCGTGGTGCTATTGATCAAGTAGCGGGAACAGTAAATATGACATGGGTACAACCGCGTGTATTAGATCGCACTCAAATAGCCGGAATGGTTCAACGACTCGATGGATGGTGTAAAGATGTTAGTTCAATGGAGCGTTTACTCGAATCTCGAGCATCTGAGATCCTTACTCTTTAA
- the LOC114874815 gene encoding RNA polymerase II-associated protein 1 → MLLSNEVNIYLKNFETMDNTPILKRPKPTDSEEELFRMQEEFLKNKQQPSAKVINLRESSKSSSTETAKDQIKTGKVRSKFSQQKRLKTQDKVSTSQVGGDVINPIIKEKGGPQEYVQNIPMSPCNIILGNIVEKKYDTSNYERNKQQYSQLDSGFPQVFSSPYMTSNGNQSLFWQQVSSKEPVVNKVEKFECLESPCTSDSRVTVDGSWASEIHKENLERLNQMSQEEILKEKSKLEMTLKPELIQFFKSRISKKQKINQEKLENTSIFVKDDNITSMNEEKIISEVSDNEDVTSMQVDEPEQSIPKPPIELMEQAKEKGWVHMDSLEPEKLKWMEDVPAEKKDEPPPDEPYNARFDFNGLLLAYKDESVSIEKGLHHHGEEPDRPGYSLQELLQLSRSSAQQQRCTALTTLANIIEKSRKGWYDKALQPAPLTALSQKNLLLLLRFSLDDTSAAIVTATLQALRAFLCSEADEICLDRLYGFQYYKEPILILPKTDVTDTSNLKDHELAQLDAVAALLRTDILLRIRYILSELRPPPVGVTCALEILVRLVRHSNVTTLNIANTPYLLETITEHFMPLSTDKLAMLDTISNVYGVPVVAAVRFCRILLCYGGKPVAQKLNSLKIVQRIISYVSCDAGKGSFNLSIESLRLWKTLLLYDEAVDSLTGAQLILVSQLQLLLSNHDIKNAYELSCEYAAALIAVASCLTPLKANMSVLLSKWSTQLLSLKYVTWGTTKLIAETLLAVGDSSAIKTLIVSRSEVFSKLCSTSNLLSDCSPATEREPSSLPHLGVLTHDGKLQPTVSQESCFPFLATVLNVFVNHSFVEELQAILKHPQLHKYLKRLEATEWSLERSWYTRSELSFLVGIVNATSLIRVDSKISHTIWKIAIKLVSSLPADFPSNTKSILRIVLAEEKLNLEMVTNELEKLHLNSNIEDMKLNLSRDVAGLYEQYVALNGEWDEAAMPKDWLYLPIVHVYTKCRNSGTCNQDDTTTVIIVLTLELVLPDLVEQLSQSLRFSRLVLVYLCDTLYLNNDVSTLLTRAVSTLLKDNYKKLNFTIDLPGLNSFTDLFTAMCEHFCSTSYGDEGFSMALLVPITQRHDVHYRKLLWSEHGGVLRYLRLPIEKLVVPLKEYLYPLEEDTSLIDSYLTALVRGIVKQAWCPIPYTIAVHHSAMYLKQTSKLAVRMKTQLEKIPNKGLAAMLLHYEPPKL, encoded by the exons ATGTTACTTAGCAATGAAG taaatatttatttgaaaaattttgaaactatGGATAATACTCCGATTTTAAAACGACCTAAGCCAACTGATAGTGAAGAAGAGTTGTTTCGTATGcaagaagaatttttaaagaataaaCAGCAACCATCGGCGAAAGTAATTAATTTGCGAGAATCATCAAAATCATCAAGTACTGAAACAGCTAAAGATCAAATTAAAACTGGTAAAGTAAGATCAAAATTTTCTCAACAAAAAAGACTTAAAACACAAGACAAAGTCTCTACTTCACAAGTTGGTGGTGATGTTATAAATCCTATAATTAAAGAGAAAGGTGGACCACAGGAATATGTTCAAAATATACCAATGTCaccatgtaatataatattaggAAATATTGTTGAAAAGAAATATGATACAAGCAATTATGAGCGCAACAAACAACAGTATTCTCAGTTAGATTCAGGTTTTCCTCAAGTTTTTAGTTCTCCATACATG ACAAGTAATGGCAATCAAAGTTTGTTTTGGCAACAAGTTTCTTCTAAAGAGCCTGTTGTAAATAAAGTAGAAAAGTTTGAATGCTTGGAATCTCCATGTACAAGTGATAGCAGGGTTACTGTAGATGGATCATGGGCATCTGAAAtacataaagaaaatttagaacGGTTGAATCAAATGAGTCaggaagaaatattaaaagagaaaagtaAACTTGAAATGACTCTTAAACCAGagttaatacaattttttaaaagtagGATTAGTAAGAAGCAGAAAATCAATCAAGAAAAACTTGAAAACACAAGTATCTTTGTTAAAGATGATAATATAACATCAATGAATGAAGAAAAGATAATTTCAGAAGTTTCTGATAATGAAGATGTTACATCAATGCAAGTGGATGAACCTGAACAAAGTATACCTAAACCTCCTATCGAATTAATGGAACAAGCTAAAGAAAAGGGTTGGGTACACATGGATTCTCTTGAACCTGAGAAGTTGAAATGGATGGAAGATGTGCCTgcagaaaaaaaagatgagCCTCCTCCAGATGAACCGTACAATGCTCGTTTTGATTTTAATG GTTTATTGTTAGCGTATAAAGATGAAAGTGTGTCAATTGAGAAAGGTCTTCATCATCATGGAGAAGAGCCCGATCGTCCGGGTTATTCCTTACAAGAATTATTACAATTGAGTCGATCGTCCGCGCAGCAACAACGTTGTACAGCTCTTACAACATTAGCAAATATTATAGAGAAAAGTCGTAAAGGATGGTACGATAAAGCATTACAACCAGCTCCTTTGACTGCATTAAGTCAAAAGAATCTTTTATTGCTACTGAGATTTTCATTGGATGATACTTCAGCAGCTATAGTTACAGCAACTTTGCAAGCACTTAGAGCTTTCTTATGCAGTGAAGCAGATGAAATCTGCTTAGATAGACTATATGGTTTCCAGTACTATAAGGAACctattttaatattaccaAAAACTGATGTTACTGATACAAGTAATTTAAAGGATCACGAACTAGCACAATTGGATGCAGTTGCTGCTTTGTTGAGAACTGATATACTCCTAAGGATCAg ATACATCTTAAGTGAATTGCGACCACCGCCTGTCGGTGTAACGTGTGCGTTAGAAATATTAGTTCGACTTGTAAGACACTCAAATGTTACTACattaaatattgcaaataCTCCATATTTATTGGAAACAATAACTGAACATTTTATGCCATTATCTACGGACAAATTAG CAATGTTAGATACCATAAGTAACGTTTATGGAGTTCCTGTAGTGGCTGCGGTAAGATTTTGTCGGATCTTACTTTGCTACGGAGGAAAGCCTGTTGctcaaaaattaaatagtcTTAAAATTGTACAACGTATTATATCGTATGTTAGCTGTGATGCAGG AAAAGGAAGCTTTAATTTGAGCATTGAAAGTCTGCGATTATGGAAAACATTACTACTTTATGATGAAGCAGTGGATAGTTTAACTGGGGCACAATTAATTCTTGTATCACAGTTACAACTTTTACTAAGTAATCATGACATAAAAAATGCATATGAGTTATCTTGTGAATATGCAGCAGCTTTGATAGCTGTTGCAAGTTGTTTGACGCCTTTAAAAGCAAATATGTCAGTTTTATTATCTAAATGGAGCACACAATTGTTATCCTTAAAATATGTCACG TGGGGTACTACAAAACTTATTGCGGAAACGTTACTGGCAGTCGGTGATAGTTCGGcaattaaaacattaattgTATCTAGGTCAGAAGTGTTTTCTAAACTTTG TTCGACTTCAAATTTATTGAGCGATTGCTCTCCAGCTACTGAACGCGAGCCTTCTTCTTTACCTCATTTGGGTGTTTTGACCCACGATGGAAAATTACAGCCTACAGTATCTCAGGAATCTTGTTTCCCGTTTTTAGCAACAGTGCTAAATGTATTTGTTAATCATTCTTTCGTAGAAGAACTTCAGGCAATTCTTAAGCATCCACAACTTCATAAGTATTTAAAGAGATTAGAAGCAACAGAGTGGAGTTTAGAAAGATCATGGTATACAAGGTCAGAATTATCTTTTTTGGTTGGTATAGTGAATGCAACTTCTCTGATTAGAGTAGACAGTAAAATAAGTCATACCATCTGGAAAATTGCTATCAAACTTGTATCATCTTTACCTGCTGATTTTCCATCTAATACAAAAAGTATTCTTAGAATTGTTTTAGCAgaagagaaattaaatttagaaatggTAACAAACGAATTAGAAAAGTTACATTTGAATTCAAACATTGAagatatgaaattaaatttatcgcGTGATGTAGCTGGTTTATATGAACAATACGTAGCATTGAACGGCGAATGGGATGAAGCAGCAATGCCTAAGGACTGGCTTTACTTACCCATAGTTCATGTTTATACAAAATGTAGAAACAGTGGTACATGTAACCAGGATGATACAACTACTGTCATAATCGTATTAACTTTAGAATTAGTATTACCTGATTTGGTTGAACAATTGTCGCAAAGTTTACGCTTCAGCAGACTGGTACTCGTATATTTATGTGATACTTTATACTTAAATAATGACGTTTCTACTTTACTTACTAGGGCTGTTTCAACCTTGCTGAAAGATAATTATAAGAAACTCAATTTTACAATAGACTTGCCAGGACTTAATTCGTTTACTGATTTATTTACAGCTATGTGCGAACATTTTTGTTCAACTTCATACGGTGATGAAGGTTTTTCAATGGCTTTGTTAGTACCAATTACACAGAGACACGATGTTCAttacagaaaattattatgGTCAGAACACGGAGGTGTGCTTCGATATCTTAGATTACCTATAGAAAAATTAGTTGTTCCGCTTAAGGAATATCTATATCCTCTCGAGGAAGATACGTCTTTAATAGATAGTTATTTAACAGCACTGGTTAGAGGAATTGTTAAACAAGCCTGGTGTCCTATTCCTTATACAATTGCTGTACATCATTCTGCAATGTATTTGAAACAGACGAGCAAGTTAGCAGTTCGAATGAAAACGCAACTGGAAAAAATACCTAACAAGGGTCTAGCTGCTATGTTATTACATTATGAACCACCTAAATTATAA
- the LOC114874821 gene encoding CB1 cannabinoid receptor-interacting protein 1-like produces MGADGHFRVTLSLKKAPAAGPVYCKMETSARFRQLKTVKLSCEATYRLDISFKPPQLLESLSIGGKQVEAEERARDGTACAYSAYHSTKGIPASARGHREELPITMRVLGSGFLTTCLQIKYYRQDDQSHCEWGARLHCIELDCSSVEGRLVTVDRETYRKLGIES; encoded by the exons ATGGGTGCTGATGGACATTTTCGGGTGACCTTGTCCTTGAAAAAGGCACCGGCCGCCGGTCCAGTTTACTGTAAAATGGAAACATCGGCACGGTTTCGACAACTGAAGACTGTTAAGCTCAGCTGCGAGGCTACCTATCGGCTGGACATCAGTTTCAAACCGCCACAACTGTTGGA GTCCCTCAGCATAGGAGGCAAACAAGTGGAGGCGGAAGAGCGAGCAAGGGATGGAACAGCATGTGCTTACAGTGCTTATCACAGCACGAAGGGTATACCGGCAAGTGCCAGAGGTCATCGTGAAGAATTGCCGATCACTATGCGTGTCCTGGGTTCCGGTTTCTTGACAACTTGTCTGCAAATCAAATATTACCGCCAAGATGATCAAAGCCATTGCGAATGGGGCGCCAGACTCCATTGTATCGAGTTAGATTGTTCGAGCGTAGAAGGTAGATTAGTTACCGTTGATCGTGAAACGTACAGGAAACTCGGTATAGAATCCTAG